In the Desulfatiglans anilini DSM 4660 genome, one interval contains:
- a CDS encoding cyclase family protein, which produces MTTLIDLSLEIEEGMPVYPGDPATRIDVLEAPESTGEGWTVHFIRMSLHAGTHIEAPSHSIPGGKTLDDYPLEVFRGRAAAIRREEIGWREIDAPILLVHTGEDPRADIQDRGTAAPFTPDEMRWIADRGVRLVGFDVMSVGDIHVHRALQERDILIVESMRGLDAVLHRSMNVYLFPLRIVRAEASPVRAVAEIVS; this is translated from the coding sequence GTGACGACGCTTATCGATTTGTCGCTCGAGATTGAAGAAGGCATGCCGGTTTACCCTGGGGATCCGGCGACCCGAATAGACGTTCTGGAGGCGCCGGAATCGACGGGAGAAGGCTGGACGGTTCACTTCATCCGTATGAGTCTTCATGCCGGGACCCATATCGAGGCCCCTTCGCACAGCATACCCGGTGGGAAGACCCTCGACGACTACCCCCTCGAGGTCTTCCGAGGTCGGGCTGCGGCGATCCGGCGGGAGGAGATAGGATGGAGGGAGATCGATGCGCCGATCCTGCTGGTGCATACAGGGGAGGATCCTAGGGCGGATATTCAGGACCGGGGAACGGCGGCGCCCTTTACCCCAGACGAGATGCGGTGGATCGCGGATCGGGGTGTCCGTCTTGTGGGATTCGACGTCATGAGTGTGGGGGATATCCATGTCCACCGCGCCCTCCAGGAGAGGGACATCCTGATTGTGGAATCGATGCGGGGGCTTGATGCTGTCTTGCACCGGTCCATGAATGTGTATCTTTTTCCGCTCCGGATCGTGCGTGCGGAGGCATCGCCCGTCAGGGCGGTGGCCGAAATCGTTTCGTGA
- a CDS encoding DUF3467 domain-containing protein, whose product MMATQPPKEVKINFPQGLYGGVYSNNMAVGHSREEFIMDFLMVAPPAGAVTARIIVSPGHMKRIAAALQDNLRKYEEKYGEIQQAEEPKPDIQFN is encoded by the coding sequence ATGATGGCGACGCAGCCACCGAAAGAAGTCAAGATCAATTTTCCACAGGGTCTTTATGGAGGGGTCTATTCCAACAACATGGCCGTCGGGCACAGCCGCGAAGAATTCATTATGGATTTCCTGATGGTTGCGCCCCCAGCCGGCGCCGTTACCGCGCGCATCATCGTCAGTCCGGGGCATATGAAGCGGATTGCAGCCGCCCTCCAGGACAACCTGCGCAAATACGAAGAAAAATACGGTGAGATCCAGCAGGCCGAGGAACCGAAGCCCGACATCCAATTCAACTGA
- a CDS encoding radical SAM protein, whose product MHYEGSCIRPPSEAYSILLQVTTGCSHNKCTFCGTYKDKRFKIKDDDIILSDILFASKYMKRQDKVFLMDGDALIIPQKRLMWILDRIREHLPWVKRVGAYGNAKSIKMKSPEELIALRENGLGIIYLGVESGHEEILEKICKGTTAQNLIDMGRKVKAAGMKLSVTVLLGIAGREKSLEHARATGRLLSAMDPDYIGALTVMLIPGTVLYEEYQQGRFELLEESETLMELREMIAETNLTRGLFFSNHASNYLPVRARLPRGKQEALDIIDAALKGEVGLRPEWMRAL is encoded by the coding sequence ATGCACTATGAAGGCAGCTGTATCCGACCCCCCAGCGAGGCCTACAGCATTCTGCTGCAGGTGACGACCGGCTGCTCCCACAACAAGTGCACCTTTTGCGGCACCTATAAGGACAAACGTTTCAAGATCAAGGACGACGACATCATCCTGAGCGACATCCTGTTCGCCTCCAAGTACATGAAGCGGCAGGACAAGGTCTTCCTGATGGATGGCGACGCCTTGATCATTCCCCAGAAACGCCTCATGTGGATTTTGGACCGTATCCGGGAGCATCTACCCTGGGTAAAACGGGTCGGGGCGTACGGAAACGCCAAAAGCATCAAGATGAAATCCCCGGAGGAGCTGATCGCTTTGCGCGAAAACGGCCTCGGGATCATCTATCTCGGGGTGGAAAGCGGCCATGAGGAAATCCTCGAGAAGATCTGCAAGGGAACGACGGCACAGAACCTGATCGACATGGGCAGGAAGGTCAAAGCGGCCGGGATGAAGCTTTCCGTCACGGTCCTGCTGGGCATCGCCGGCCGGGAGAAATCCCTGGAACACGCCCGCGCTACGGGCAGATTGCTGAGCGCCATGGATCCCGATTATATCGGCGCCCTCACCGTCATGCTCATCCCCGGCACCGTTTTGTACGAGGAATACCAGCAAGGGCGCTTTGAACTCCTGGAGGAAAGTGAAACCCTCATGGAGCTGCGTGAAATGATCGCCGAGACGAATCTGACCCGGGGGCTTTTCTTCTCGAACCACGCCTCCAACTACCTGCCGGTCCGTGCACGGCTGCCCCGCGGCAAACAGGAAGCCCTCGACATTATCGATGCGGCGTTGAAAGGAGAAGTAGGCTTGCGGCCGGAGTGGATGCGCGCCTTGTGA
- the ftsY gene encoding signal recognition particle-docking protein FtsY, translating into MFKFFTKKQDDKEQPVDRGEVVPASSLHPSPPSDQEGFFSRLRAGLSKTRNGFTGRLDRLFLGKKEITQDLLEELEEILFTSDIGVATTQELIAEVQAKVARKELKDPQKLKEALKGMISAFLEVPPRPHTAPLPGEPLVIMVVGVNGVGKTTTIAKAAHRFRSEGKSVILVAADTFRAAAVEQLSIWGERAGVPVIKQQTGADPSAVAFDGVAAALGRKADVVLIDTAGRLHTRTNLMEELQKINRVIGKKLPGAPHEVWLVLDATTGQNAISQAQLFNEAVRVTHIVLTKLDGTAKGGIVVGISKQLAIPIKLIGIGERMDDLRPFVPRDFVQAIFE; encoded by the coding sequence ATGTTTAAATTTTTTACGAAGAAACAAGACGATAAAGAGCAACCCGTAGACCGGGGGGAGGTTGTTCCGGCCAGTTCCCTCCACCCGTCTCCGCCGTCCGATCAAGAGGGTTTTTTTTCTAGGCTCAGGGCGGGGCTCTCAAAGACCCGGAACGGATTTACCGGGAGACTCGACCGCCTGTTCCTCGGGAAGAAAGAGATCACCCAAGACCTTCTGGAGGAATTGGAGGAGATCCTGTTTACCTCCGATATCGGGGTGGCGACGACCCAGGAACTGATCGCAGAGGTGCAGGCGAAGGTTGCCCGCAAGGAGCTCAAGGATCCCCAAAAGCTGAAAGAGGCCCTCAAGGGGATGATCTCGGCCTTCCTGGAGGTTCCGCCCCGGCCGCACACTGCTCCTCTGCCCGGCGAACCGCTGGTGATCATGGTGGTGGGTGTCAATGGGGTGGGGAAGACGACGACGATCGCCAAGGCGGCGCATCGTTTCCGGAGCGAAGGGAAGAGCGTGATACTGGTGGCGGCCGATACGTTTCGGGCCGCTGCTGTCGAGCAGTTGTCGATATGGGGGGAGCGTGCCGGGGTTCCTGTGATCAAGCAGCAGACAGGGGCCGATCCCTCGGCGGTCGCCTTTGACGGTGTGGCGGCGGCCCTCGGCCGGAAGGCGGATGTGGTGTTGATCGATACGGCGGGCCGGCTGCACACGCGGACGAACCTGATGGAAGAACTTCAGAAGATCAACCGCGTCATCGGCAAGAAACTACCCGGTGCCCCTCACGAGGTCTGGCTGGTTTTGGACGCCACGACGGGGCAGAACGCCATCTCGCAGGCGCAGCTTTTCAATGAGGCTGTAAGAGTGACCCACATCGTCCTCACCAAACTCGACGGCACCGCGAAAGGCGGGATTGTCGTGGGTATATCGAAACAGCTTGCCATACCCATCAAATTGATCGGCATAGGGGAGAGGATGGATGATCTCAGGCCTTTTGTCCCCCGGGACTTCGTGCAGGCCATCTTCGAATAG